A window of Littorina saxatilis isolate snail1 linkage group LG7, US_GU_Lsax_2.0, whole genome shotgun sequence contains these coding sequences:
- the LOC138970702 gene encoding uncharacterized protein, producing the protein MALYRSGYRFCRCLALTLILVGVTEVKGQLMWVQLHNGSLGNVTTAAPVPPGRRDAVLGYDVTRNQLILFGGTPGPLNDTWIYNVANNEWREVNTSGAPNPPARYAAVGGVSGGYFYLAMGKGPHDVYYNDVWRLDLAGTERWEMLPVAPQTTPAQQDNSSQPYSPPGRAFTTGGIYVTGSRLYVSLGTNDDMRTKYTFAYDVVSNLWFKEDEGCNLYDPRCPHPRYLHSGVMTGSEEFVVFSGCLSGEGSAGPCPSHDAWRYDGQAKTWTQLDNCPTPRLYGTMAMLPEAEGKRYVALYGGQTNTATIVQTADLAADEVAILDLESGSWTLRQAAPENNMTAVPELRVSAAMATGPDGIFLFGGASYHGVHANDLWLLRGNATYADQSPSSPCAPMTTTFVTVHGILMVIGFGFLLPIGALLMRHFSCIYTHVTFQILGICCAIAGFVLGVVSVRSAHFSFAHAIIGIIAVILGVLQPINALCRPKEPRPEERKGVARTVWQFVHRFGGRVSILLGLINSSLGVFLAVAVLPIIIAWYTWLGLLVLLWFVGEIARCLGRMRQKGKGGRPMASTLHGSQSDGIINGWEKGDGAYVNPVTESVRL; encoded by the exons GATATCGTTTCTGCAGATGTCTGGCCTTGACCTTGATCCTGGTCGGGGTCACTGAGGTCAAAGGTCAGCTGATGTGGGTTCAGCTTCACAACGGTTCCCTTGGCAACGTGACGACAGCCGCCCCGGTACCCCCGGGAAGGCGTGACGCGGTCTTGGGTTATGACGTCACCAGAAATCAGTTGATACTGTTTGGAGGAACCCCCGGGCCTCTGAATGATACCTGGATCTACAATGTTGCGAACA ACGAGTGGCGAGAAGTGAACACATCAGGAGCCCCCAACCCCCCTGCCCGTTACGCCGCCGTGGGAGGGGTCAGCGGAGGGTATTTCTACCTGGCCATGGGCAAAGGTCCCCACGACGTCTACTACAATGATGTCTGGAGGTTGGATCTCGCGGG AACTGAGCGGTGGGAAATGTTACCAGTGGCACCACA GACCACCCCGGCTCAGCAGGATAACTCCAGCCAGCCATACTCTCCGCCAGGGCGCGCCTTTACGACGGGTGGTATTTACGTCACTGGCTCGCGTCTCTACGTCAGTCTGGGAACCAATGACGACATGCGCACAAAGTACACGTTTGCTTACGATGTCGTCAGCAACCTGTGGTTCAAGG AAGACGAAGGCTGCAACTTGTACGACCCCCGCTGTCCTCATCCCCGCTACCTGCACAGCGGCGTCATGACAGGCAGTGAAGAGTTCGTTGTCTTCTCGGGCTGTCTCTC GGGCGAGGGATCTGCTGGACCATGTCCGTCACATGACGCGTGGCGCTACGATGGTCAAGCAAAGACGTGGACACAGCTAGACAACTGTCCTACACCCag ACTGTATGGCACCATGGCCATGCTTCCAGAAGCCGAGGGTAAGCGTTACGTTGCACTGTACGGAGGACAGACCAACACCGCCACTATCGTACAG ACGGCAGATCTTGCAGCTGACGAGGTGGCCATACTTGACCTAGAGTCTGGTTCCTGGACACTCCGACAGGCTGCTCCTGAG AACAACATGACTGCCGTTCCAGAACTCCGCGTGTCGGCTGCCATGGCAACGGGACCCGATGGAATTTTCCTGTTTGGAGGGGCTAGCTATCA TGGGGTACATGCAAATGACCTATGGTTGTTGCGTGGCAACGCTACATACGCTGACCAATCACCGTCGTCCCCGTGTGCCCCGATGACCACGACTTTCGTCACGGTTCACGGCATTCTCATGGTCATTGGCTTCGGTTTTCTGCTGCCAATAGGCGCCCTTCTCATGCGTCATTTCTCCTGTATCTACACACACGTCACCTTTCAG ATTCTGGGAATATGCTGTGCGATCGCAGGATTCGTTCTAGGAGTGGTTTCTGTACGCTCCGCCCACTTCTCCTTCGCTCACGCCATCATCGGCATCATTGCCGTCATCCTTGGAGTCCTTCAGCCAATCAACGCTCTCTG CCGACCCAAAGAACCCCGCCCAGAGGAGAGAAAGGGCGTAGCCAGGACAGTGTGGCAGTTCGTTCACCGTTTCGGTGGGCGCGTCTCAATCCTGCTTGGGCTCATCAACAGCTCGCTGGGGGTGTTCTTAGCTGTGGCTGTCCTACCCATCATCATCGCCTGGTACACCTGGCTGGGGTTACTCGTTCTTTTGTGGTTCGTGGGAGAAATCGCTCGCTGCTTGGGGCGCATGCGCCAGAAGGGGAAAGGCGGAAGGCCGATGGCGTCTACTCTTCATGGCAGCCAGTCTGACGGTATCATCAACGGTTGGGAGAAAGGGGATGGTGCTTACGTGAATCCTGTGACCGAGTCCGTCAGATTGTGA